One genomic segment of Centroberyx gerrardi isolate f3 chromosome 4, fCenGer3.hap1.cur.20231027, whole genome shotgun sequence includes these proteins:
- the nts gene encoding neurotensin/neuromedin N produces MQAQLACVLLLCFTCGGLCTDVDQEQRALEEELLSSLFTSKMKQNKQSAPYWRVSLANLCRMVSGVRRPWQEAWSAEEEEEELREGGVQPPEELFNLQHICRALQSREERLLRDSLEYLEVNNDAPLKRKSPYILKRQVPHTTKSRRPYILKRNTFY; encoded by the exons atGCAGGCGCAGTTGGCATGTGTGCTTCTCCTCTGTTTCACATGTGGTGGGCTTTGTACAG acGTGGACCAGGAGCAGCGAGCGCTggaagaggagctgctgagcagtctCTTCACTTCTAAG ATGAAGCAGAATAAGCAGAGTGCCCCCTACTGGCGCGTGTCGCTGGCCAACCTGTGCAGGATGGTGAGCGGCGTGCGGCGGCCGTGGCAGGAGGCGTGGAgcgccgaggaggaggaggaggagctgagggagggaggcgtGCAGCCGCCGGAGGAGCTGTTCAACCTGCAACACATCTGCCGAGCGCTGCAGAGCCGGGAGGAGCGG CTACTCCGCGACTCTCTAGAATACTTAGAGGTGAACAACGACGCTCCGCTGAAACGGAAATCGCCGTACATCCTGAAGAGGCAAGTGCCGCACACCACCAAGTCCCGGAGGCCGTACATCCTAAAACGAAATACATTTTACTGA